A window of Nicotiana tabacum cultivar K326 chromosome 24, ASM71507v2, whole genome shotgun sequence contains these coding sequences:
- the LOC107802579 gene encoding tubulin beta-1 chain isoform X1 has protein sequence MREILHIQGGQCGNQIGSKFWEVVCDEHGIDPTGRYVGTSDLQLERVNVYYNEASCGRFVPRAVLMDLEPGTMDSVRTGPYGQIFRPDNFVFGQSGAGNNWAKGHYTEGAELIDSVLDVVRKEAENCDCLQGFQVCHSLGGGTGSGMGTLLISKIREEYPDRMMLTFSVFPSPKVSDTVVEPYNATLSVHQLVENADECMVLDNEALYDICFRTLKLTTPSFGDLNHLISATMSGVTCCLRFPGQLNSDLRKLAVNLIPFPRLHFFMVGFAPLTSRGSQQYRALTVPELTQQMWDAKNMMCAADPRHGRYLTASAMFRGKMSTKEVDEQMINVQNKNSSYFVEWIPNNVKSSVCDIPPRGLSMASTFIGNSTSIQEMFRRVSEQFTAMFRRKAFLHWYTGEGMDEMEFTEAESNMNDLVSEYQQYQDATADDEGEYEEEEEYDHEGN, from the exons atgagagaaatccTGCACATTCAAGGTGGACAATGTGGAAACCAGATCGGATCAAAGTTCTGGGAAGTTGTCTGTGATGAACATGGAATTGATCCTACTGGACGCTATGTTGGAACCTCAGATCTGCAGTTGGAACGTGTTAATGTGTATTACAATGAAGCGTCATGTGGGAGATTTGTTCCACGTGCAGTTCTCATGGATCTTGAGCCTGGCACGATGGACAGTGTGAGGACTGGTCCTTATGGCCAGATTTTTAGGCCTGATAACTTTGTTTTCGGTCAATCTGGTGCTGGAAACAATTGGGCCAAGGGACATTACACTGAGGGTGCTGAGcttattgattctgttctagaTGTTGTCAGGAAGGAGGCTGAGAATTGTGACTGTCTTCAAG GATTCCAAGTGTGCCACTCACTTGGTGGAGGAACAGGTTCTGGAATGGGCACCTTGCTGATCTCAAAGATCAGGGAGGAATACCCTGATCGCATGATGCTCACATTCTCTGTGTTCCCATCACCAAAGGTTTCAGATACGGTGGTTGAGCCATATAACGCTACCCTTTCAGTGCATCAGCTTGTTGAAAATGCTGATGAGTGTATGGTGCTTGACAATGAAGCTTTATATGACATCTGTTTCAGGACTCTCAAGCTTACCACACCCAGCT TTGGAGATTTGAACCACTTGATTTCTGCTACAATGAGTGGGGTTACTTGCTGCCTTAGGTTCCCGGGTCAATTGAACTCTGATCTTCGGAAGCTTGCTGTTAACCTGATCCCTTTCCCTCGTTTACACTTCTTCATGGTTGGGTTTGCTCCTCTCACTTCTCGTGGTTCACAGCAATACCGTGCATTAACAGTCCCGGAGCTGACTCAGCAAATGTGGGATGCCAAGAACATGATGTGTGCTGCTGATCCACGTCATGGTCGTTACCTCACTGCCTCAGCCATGTTCAGGGGTAAAATGAGCACTAAGGAAGTCGATGAGCAGATGATTAATGTTCAGAACAAGAACTCTTCTTACTTCGTTGAATGGATTCCAAACAATGTAAAATCCAGTGTCTGTGACATCCCACCCAGAGGTCTCTCAATGGCATCCACCTTCATTGGAAACTCAACTTCCATTCAGGAAATGTTTAGGAGGGTGAGCGAGCAGTTTACTGCTATGTTCAGGAGAAAGGCTTTCTTGCATTGGTACACAGGGGAAGGAATGGACGAAATGGAGTTCACAGAAGCTGAAAGCAACATGAACGACCTTGTGTCCGAGTATCAGCAATATCAGGATGCCACTGCTGATGACGAAGGTGAATACGAGGAGGAGGAAGAGTACGATCATGAAGGCAACTGA
- the LOC107802579 gene encoding tubulin beta-1 chain (The RefSeq protein has 1 substitution compared to this genomic sequence) — MREILHIQGGQCGNQIGSKFWEVVCDEHGIDPTGRYIGTSDLQLERVNVYYNEASCGRFVPRAVLMDLEPGTMDSVRTGPYGQIFRPDNFVFGQSGAGNNWAKGHYTEGAELIDSVLDVVRKEAENCDCLQGFQVCHSLGGGTGSGMGTLLISKIREEYPDRMMLTFSVFPSPKVSDTVVEPYNATLSVHQLVENADECMVLDNEALYDICFRTLKLTTPSFGDLNHLISATMSGVTCCLRFPGQLNSDLRKLAVNLIPFPRLHFFMVGFAPLTSRGSQQYRALTVPELTQQMWDAKNMMCAADPRHGRYLTASAMFRGKMSTKEVDEQMINVQNKNSSYFVEWIPNNVKSSVCDIPPRGLSMASTFIGNSTSIQEMFRRVSEQFTAMFRRKAFLHWYTGEGMDEMEFTEAESNMNDLVSEYQQYQDATADDEGEYEEEEEYDHEGN, encoded by the exons atgagagaaatccTGCACATTCAAGGTGGACAATGTGGAAACCAGATCGGATCAAAGTTCTGGGAAGTTGTCTGTGATGAACATGGAATTGATCCTACTGGACGCTATGTTGGAACCTCAGATCTGCAGTTGGAACGTGTTAATGTGTATTACAATGAAGCGTCATGTGGGAGATTTGTTCCACGTGCAGTTCTCATGGATCTTGAGCCTGGCACGATGGACAGTGTGAGGACTGGTCCTTATGGCCAGATTTTTAGGCCTGATAACTTTGTTTTCGGTCAATCTGGTGCTGGAAACAATTGGGCCAAGGGACATTACACTGAGGGTGCTGAGcttattgattctgttctagaTGTTGTCAGGAAGGAGGCTGAGAATTGTGACTGTCTTCAAG GATTCCAAGTGTGCCACTCACTTGGTGGAGGAACAGGTTCTGGAATGGGCACCTTGCTGATCTCAAAGATCAGGGAGGAATACCCTGATCGCATGATGCTCACATTCTCTGTGTTCCCATCACCAAAGGTTTCAGATACGGTGGTTGAGCCATATAACGCTACCCTTTCAGTGCATCAGCTTGTTGAAAATGCTGATGAGTGTATGGTGCTTGACAATGAAGCTTTATATGACATCTGTTTCAGGACTCTCAAGCTTACCACACCCAGCT TTGGAGATTTGAACCACTTGATTTCTGCTACAATGAGTGGGGTTACTTGCTGCCTTAGGTTCCCGGGTCAATTGAACTCTGATCTTCGGAAGCTTGCTGTTAACCTGATCCCTTTCCCTCGTTTACACTTCTTCATGGTTGGGTTTGCTCCTCTCACTTCTCGTGGTTCACAGCAATACCGTGCATTAACAGTCCCGGAGCTGACTCAGCAAATGTGGGATGCCAAGAACATGATGTGTGCTGCTGATCCACGTCATGGTCGTTACCTCACTGCCTCAGCCATGTTCAGGGGTAAAATGAGCACTAAGGAAGTCGATGAGCAGATGATTAATGTTCAGAACAAGAACTCTTCTTACTTCGTTGAATGGATTCCAAACAATGTAAAATCCAGTGTCTGTGACATCCCACCCAGAGGTCTCTCAATGGCATCCACCTTCATTGGAAACTCAACTTCCATTCAGGAAATGTTTAGGAGGGTGAGCGAGCAGTTTACTGCTATGTTCAGGAGAAAGGCTTTCTTGCATTGGTACACAGGGGAAGGAATGGACGAAATGGAGTTCACAGAAGCTGAAAGCAACATGAACGACCTTGTGTCCGAGTATCAGCAATATCAGGATGCCACTGCTGATGACGAAGGTGAATACGAGGAGGAGGAAGAGTACGATCATGAAGGCAACTGA